One Ranitomeya variabilis isolate aRanVar5 chromosome 5, aRanVar5.hap1, whole genome shotgun sequence DNA window includes the following coding sequences:
- the LOC143776903 gene encoding E3 ubiquitin/ISG15 ligase TRIM25-like, whose protein sequence is MASADLREELDCAICLSTYTDPVMLRCGHNFCQVCIDRVLDTQDESGVYSCPECREEFQQRPALMRNLGLRNIMENLLFTPSTQTERGICCTYCVDSPVPAVRSCLHCEAFLCDKHLRVHSKSAEHVLSDPSTSLEKRKCSVHKKILEYYCTEDDACICVSCTLAGEHRGHRVEMLDQFSEKKKKKLRNVFQKLTTKKKETEERVRSLEEHRKKAQDKAAGEAERVTALCTDIRRRVDNLEKKVLSEISRQEKEESQSLSALIQQLEIKKDELSRKMRHIEELCNMTDPLTVLQEPDTGDLCDPEEEGGDEDTGGHDKQLHDGDDLDVVVISHTLHTLCDVISGIRSGIYVEDPADILLDVTTAANNVLISDDLKTATGTEENQNRQETAERFQYYQVMSRRGFTSGRHYWDVEGRRSRGWMVGMCYSSIDRRGGQSHIGYNKKSWSLRMYNNQYSVIHDSKEIRLHVKISSDRFRICLDYEAGQLSFYELCDPIRHLHTFTATFSEPLHVALCVWRDSIKILGGSRN, encoded by the coding sequence ATGGCGTCTGCTGATCTGAGAGAGGAGCTGGACTGCGCCATCTGTCTGAGCACTTATACAGATCCTGTAatgctgagatgtggacacaacttctgccagGTCTGTATTGATCGTGTGCTGGATACACAGGACGAgtctggagtttattcctgtcctgaaTGCAGAGAAGAGTTTCAGCAGCGGCCGGCACTGATGAGGAACTTAGGTCTACGTAATATAATGGAGAACTTACTGTTTACTCCATCAACACAGACAGAAAGagggatctgctgcacttactgtgtggactctcctgtacctgctgttagatcctgtctaCACTGTGAGGCTTTTCTGTGTGATAAACACCTGAGGGTTCACAGCAAATCAGCAGAACACGTCTTATctgatcccagcacttctctggagaaaaggaaatgttctgtgcataagaagatcctggaatattactgcacCGAGGACGATGCTTGTATATGTGTGTCCTGCACCTTAGCAGGAGAACATCGGGGACATCGTGTGGAGATGCTGGAtcagttctctgagaagaaaaagaaaaaactgaggaatgttttccagaaatTGACCACAAAGAAAAAGGAGACTGAGGAAAGAGTCCGGAGTCTGGAGGAGCACAGGAAAAAAGCTCAAGACAAAGCAGCTGGAGAAGCCGAAAGAGTCActgccctgtgtacagacatcaggagacgggtggacaacctggagaagaaggtcctgagtgagatctccaggcaggaaaaggaagagtcacagtcACTCTCTGCTCTGATCCAAcagctggaaataaagaaggacgaactgtccaggaagatgagacacattgaggagctgtgtaacatgacggatccactgactgtcttacaggaaccagacaccggtgacttgtgtgatcctgaggaggagggaggtgatgaggacacaggaggacatgataaACAGCTCCATGATGGAGATGACCTGGATGTGGTTGtgatctcacacacattacacacattatgtGACGTAATATCAGGTATAAGGAGTGGGATCTATGTGGAGgatcctgcagacatattactggatgtaaccACAGCTGCTAATAATGtccttatatcagacgacctgaaaactgcCACCGGGACAGAAGAGAATCAGAATCGTCAagaaacagcagagagattccagtattatcaggtgatgagcaggagaggatttacctcaggacgacattactgggatgtaGAAGGCAGAAGATCAAGGGGTTGGATGGTGGGGATGTGTTATTCGAGTATAGACAGGAGGGGAGGTCAGTCACACATTGGATATAATAAGAAGTCCTGGAGTTTGAGGATGTATAACAATCAATATTCAGTGATACATGACAGTAAAGAAATACGGTTACATGTTAAGATCTCCAGTGATAGATtcaggatatgtctggattatgaggctgggcagttgtccttttatgagctgtgtgaccccatcagacacttacacaccttcactgccaccTTCTCCGAGCCCCTTCATGTTGCATTATGTGTATGGAGAGATTCTATAAAGATATTGGGGGGAAGCAGAAACTGA
- the LOC143776904 gene encoding E3 ubiquitin/ISG15 ligase TRIM25-like has protein sequence MASADLREELDCSICLSTYTDPVMLRCGHNFCRVCIDRVLDTQDGSGVYSCPDCREEFQERPTLMRDFALCKIVKNFRQTDQHQEEITGICCTYCVDSPVPAVRSCLLCEASLCDKHLRAHSKSPEHILSDPSTSLEERKCSVHKKILEYYCTEDAACICVSCSLAGEHRGHRVEMLDEASEKKKKKMRNVLQKLITKRKETEERVRSLEERKRKTQEKAAGEAERVTALCTDIRRRVDDLEKKVLSEISRQEKKESLSLSALIHQLEIKKDELSRKMRHIEELCNMTDPLTVLQEPDTGDLCDPEEEGGDEDTGGHDKQPHDGDDLDVAVISHTLHTLCDVISGIRSGIYVVSPADILLDINTADNYLLISDDLKTATKTQNKLNCPQTAERFQDYQVMSRRGFTSGRYYWDVEISRSGCWGVGMCYSGIERRGRQSYIGYNNKSWSLWRYINNQYLVVHSSKQIFLPDNISSDRFRICLDYEAGQLSFYELCDPIRHLHTFTATFSEPLHAALCVCDCSIKILGGSRKWKKSI, from the coding sequence ATGGCTTCTGCTGATCTGAGAGAAGAGCTGGACTGCTCCATCTGTCTGAGCACTTATACAGATCCTGTAatgctgagatgtggacacaacttctgccgggtctgtattgatcgtgtgctggatacacaggacgggtctggagtttattcctgtcctgaCTGCAGAGAAGAGTTTCAGGAGCGGCCGACACTGATGAGGGACTTCGCTCTTTGTAAGATTGTGAAGAATTTCCGGCAAACTGACCAACATCAGgaggagatcaccgggatctgctgcacttactgtgtggactctcctgtacctgctgttagatcctgtctactttgtgaggcttctctgtgtgataaacacctgagagctcacagcaaatcaccagaacacatcttatctgatcccagcacttctctggaggaaaggaaatgttctgtccataagaagatcctggaatattactgcactgaggacgctgcttgtatctgtgtgtcctgcagtttgGCCGGAGAACATCGCGGACACCGGGTGGAGATGCTGGATGAGGCCtctgagaagaagaagaagaaaatgaGAAATGTTCTGCAGAAACTGATAACAAAGAGAAAAGAGACTGAGGAAAGAGTCCGGAGTCTCGAGGAGAGGAAGCGAAAAACTCAAGAAAAAGCAGCTGGAGAAGCCGAGAGAGTCActgccctgtgtacagacatcaggagacgggtggacgacctggagaagaaggtcctgagtgagatctccaggcaAGAAAAGAAAGAGTCACTGTCACTGTCTGCTCTGATCCatcagctggaaataaagaaggacgagctgtccaggaagatgagacacattgaggagctgtgtaacatgacggatccactgactgtcttacaggaaccagacaccggtgacttgtgtgatcctgaggaggagggaggtgatgaggacacaggaggacatgataaacagccccatgatggagatgacctggatgtggctgtgatctcacacacattacacacattatgtgacgtaatatcaggtataaggagcgggatctatgtggtgagtcctgcagacatattactggataTAAACACAGCTGATAATTAtctccttatatcagacgacctgaaaacCGCAACCAAGACACAAAACAAGCTGAATTGTCCACaaacagcagagagattccagGATTATCAGGTGATGAGCAGGAGGGGATTTACCTCAGGGCGATattactgggatgtggagatcAGTAGATCTGGTTGTTGGGGTGTAGGGATGTGTTATTCTGGCATAGAAAGGAGGGGGCGTCAGTCATACATTGGATATAATAACAAATCCTGGAGTTTGTGGAGATATATTAATAATCAGTATCTAGTGGTACATAGCAGTAAACAGATTTTCTTACCTGATAATATCTCCAGTGATAGATtcaggatatgtctggattatgaggccgggcagttgtccttttatgagctgtgtgaccccatcagacacttacacaccttcactgccaccTTCTCCGAGCCCCTTCATGCTGCATTATGTGTATGTGACTGTTCTATAAAGATCTTAGGGGGAAGCAGAAAGTGGAAGAAATCAATATAA